A genomic window from Indioceanicola profundi includes:
- a CDS encoding PepSY-associated TM helix domain-containing protein, which translates to MTSKAIRTWSFVHKWTSLACTVFMLMLCLTGMPLIFHHEIEHALEGEEWVPANPDGALLDLDQVLDRAIANRPGEVPVFMSFDEDRPVVNVTTAPLPSSPESEMHFASFDRTSGDLVPPAAGGGFMDFLLQLHTDMFLGLPGMLFLGFMGLLFTVSVVSGVVLYAPFMRKLGFGTLRLRQSRRVKWLDWHNLLGIVTVAWVLVVGLTGVVNTLATPIIGLWRTDLARELAADHEAGAAVGGSVHAAVELARQQAPGNWVQFVAFPGSGFSTDRHFAVFLQGDTPVTKHIITPVLVDAATGAYDGMREMPWYAKALSLSQPLHFGDYGGLPLKILWALLNTATIIVLGSGVYLWLRRPVSARLPQSMGRNGAAAPRPEGA; encoded by the coding sequence ATGACATCCAAGGCCATCCGCACCTGGTCGTTCGTCCACAAATGGACCAGTTTGGCCTGTACGGTCTTCATGCTGATGCTCTGCCTCACGGGCATGCCGCTGATCTTCCATCATGAGATCGAGCATGCGCTGGAAGGGGAGGAGTGGGTCCCGGCCAACCCCGACGGTGCCCTGCTGGACCTGGACCAGGTGCTGGACCGGGCCATCGCCAACCGGCCCGGCGAGGTGCCGGTGTTCATGAGCTTCGACGAGGACCGACCGGTGGTGAACGTAACCACGGCTCCGCTGCCGAGCTCGCCGGAAAGCGAGATGCATTTTGCTTCCTTCGACCGGACCAGCGGCGATCTGGTGCCGCCGGCGGCGGGCGGCGGCTTCATGGATTTTCTGCTGCAACTCCACACGGACATGTTCCTGGGACTGCCGGGAATGCTGTTCCTGGGGTTCATGGGGCTCCTGTTCACGGTGTCCGTCGTCTCCGGCGTGGTGCTCTACGCCCCATTCATGCGCAAGCTCGGTTTCGGCACCCTCCGGCTCCGCCAGTCGCGGCGGGTGAAGTGGCTGGACTGGCATAATCTGCTGGGCATCGTCACGGTCGCCTGGGTGCTGGTGGTGGGGCTGACGGGCGTGGTCAACACCCTGGCGACGCCGATCATTGGGCTGTGGCGCACGGATCTGGCGCGCGAGCTGGCCGCCGACCATGAGGCCGGCGCGGCGGTGGGCGGCTCAGTGCATGCGGCCGTGGAGTTGGCCCGGCAGCAGGCCCCCGGAAACTGGGTGCAGTTCGTCGCCTTTCCGGGTAGCGGCTTTTCCACGGACCGGCATTTCGCCGTGTTCCTGCAGGGTGACACGCCGGTCACCAAGCATATCATAACGCCCGTGCTGGTGGATGCGGCCACCGGCGCCTATGACGGCATGCGGGAGATGCCGTGGTATGCCAAGGCACTGTCCCTGTCGCAGCCGCTGCATTTCGGCGATTATGGCGGCCTGCCGCTGAAGATCCTATGGGCGCTGCTGAACACCGCGACCATCATCGTGCTGGGCAGCGGGGTTTATCTCTGGCTCCGTCGACCGGTCTCCGCTCGTCTGCCGCAATCCATGGGGCGGAACGGCGCCGCGGCACCCCGGCCGGAGGGGGCGTGA
- a CDS encoding TonB-dependent receptor, translating to MRTSSWVCALFAVACGLPLNAAAQEGAAAPAEEIEEIVVIGSGSQVGLTGTYAGGQVARGGRAGLLGNLDMMDTPFATTAYTADLIREQQARSVADVLQNDPVVRVARGFGNFQELYVIRGFPVYSDDMTYNGVYGILPRQYVAAELLERVEVFRGANSFLNGAAPGGSGVGGAINLVPKRAPNEPLNRVTLGFENDGQGYGAVDFARRFGSGEGVGVRLNAVRRDGETSIEDQDRELTVLSLGSDYQGERFRFSADIGYQDHHIDAPRPSVTPAGGIPRAPDAGSNFAQPWTYTDEEQLFGAVRGEYDVTDSITVWAAAGGRDGKEDNVLANPTAVADGTTTTYRFDNVREDEVFSADAGVRGEFATGPVEHRLVLSGSTVSLKSRNAYAFSNFAGFAGSLYDTVTVEPPAADFFVGGSLSDPRVTERTDNSGIAVADMLSFLDGAVLLTLGVRYQEIETKSYDYNTGAELSRYKDDATTPSVALVYKPMEEVSLYGNYAESLQPGQIAPATSGGVPVLNAGEVLAPFRAKQYEVGAKYDGGDFGGTLSLFSTTLPSAFVIDNVFTDAGRQRNRGAELSLFGEPVDGLRVLGGLTWVEAELRRTADGLFEGNTAVGVPDLQANLNVAWDVPAVPGLTLDTRLTYTASQYTDAANATEIPSWTRWDLGVGYETEIMGRPVSLRGRVENVMDKDYWASAGGFPGANYLVLGGPRTFVLSASTEF from the coding sequence ATGAGGACGTCTTCCTGGGTATGTGCGCTGTTTGCAGTTGCCTGCGGTCTGCCCCTGAACGCCGCAGCACAGGAGGGTGCCGCCGCACCCGCGGAGGAGATCGAGGAGATCGTCGTCATCGGCAGCGGTTCCCAGGTCGGGCTGACCGGTACCTATGCCGGCGGTCAGGTCGCCAGGGGCGGCAGGGCCGGCCTGCTGGGCAACCTGGACATGATGGACACTCCTTTCGCGACCACGGCCTATACCGCCGACCTCATCCGGGAGCAGCAGGCCCGTAGCGTGGCCGACGTGCTGCAGAACGATCCGGTGGTGCGTGTCGCCCGCGGCTTCGGGAACTTCCAGGAGCTGTATGTCATCCGCGGCTTCCCGGTCTATTCCGACGACATGACCTATAACGGCGTCTACGGCATCCTGCCCCGCCAGTATGTGGCGGCGGAACTGCTGGAGCGGGTGGAGGTGTTTCGCGGCGCGAATTCATTCCTGAACGGTGCGGCGCCCGGCGGCAGTGGCGTCGGCGGGGCGATCAATCTGGTCCCCAAACGGGCCCCGAACGAGCCCCTGAACCGCGTCACCCTGGGCTTCGAGAATGACGGCCAGGGCTATGGCGCAGTGGACTTCGCACGGCGCTTCGGCTCCGGTGAAGGGGTGGGCGTGCGCCTGAACGCCGTCCGGCGGGACGGCGAAACCTCGATCGAGGACCAGGACCGGGAATTGACGGTGCTGTCGCTGGGCAGCGATTATCAGGGGGAACGGTTCCGCTTCTCCGCCGACATCGGCTACCAGGACCACCACATAGATGCGCCGCGCCCCAGCGTGACTCCGGCAGGCGGGATTCCCCGTGCTCCGGATGCAGGTTCCAACTTCGCCCAGCCCTGGACCTACACGGACGAGGAGCAGCTCTTCGGCGCGGTGCGCGGCGAGTATGATGTCACGGACAGCATCACCGTCTGGGCTGCGGCCGGCGGCCGGGACGGCAAGGAGGACAACGTCCTGGCCAATCCCACGGCCGTGGCGGATGGAACCACCACCACCTACCGCTTCGACAATGTGCGCGAGGACGAGGTGTTCTCGGCCGATGCGGGCGTGCGCGGCGAGTTCGCGACCGGCCCCGTGGAACACCGGCTTGTGCTGTCGGGCTCGACCGTCTCCCTCAAATCCCGAAACGCCTACGCATTCTCGAACTTCGCCGGTTTCGCGGGCAGCCTGTACGACACTGTGACTGTCGAGCCCCCGGCCGCGGACTTCTTCGTCGGCGGAAGCCTGTCCGATCCGCGCGTGACGGAGAGGACGGACAATTCCGGCATCGCGGTCGCCGACATGCTGTCGTTCCTGGACGGGGCGGTCCTGCTGACCCTGGGCGTCCGCTATCAAGAGATCGAGACAAAGTCCTACGACTACAACACGGGCGCGGAGCTTTCCCGCTACAAAGACGATGCCACGACCCCGTCCGTCGCCCTGGTCTACAAGCCGATGGAGGAGGTCTCGCTTTACGGCAACTATGCCGAAAGCCTCCAGCCCGGGCAGATCGCTCCGGCCACCAGCGGCGGCGTTCCCGTGCTGAACGCCGGGGAAGTCCTGGCGCCCTTCCGGGCCAAGCAGTACGAGGTCGGAGCCAAGTATGACGGCGGCGATTTCGGCGGCACTCTCAGCCTGTTCTCCACCACCCTGCCCAGCGCTTTCGTCATCGATAATGTCTTCACCGATGCCGGCCGGCAGCGGAACCGCGGGGCGGAATTGAGCCTGTTCGGTGAGCCGGTGGACGGGCTGCGGGTGCTCGGCGGCCTTACCTGGGTGGAGGCCGAGCTGCGGCGCACGGCGGACGGGCTGTTCGAGGGCAACACCGCGGTCGGCGTGCCGGACTTGCAGGCCAACCTCAATGTGGCCTGGGATGTGCCAGCGGTTCCAGGCCTTACATTGGATACGCGCCTGACCTATACCGCCTCCCAATATACGGACGCGGCCAACGCCACGGAAATCCCGTCCTGGACCCGCTGGGATCTGGGCGTCGGCTACGAGACGGAGATCATGGGACGGCCGGTTTCCCTGCGGGGCAGGGTCGAGAATGTCATGGATAAGGATTATTGGGCCTCCGCCGGCGGGTTCCCCGGCGCAAACTATCTGGTCCTGGGCGGTCCGCGCACCTTCGTCCTTTCCGCCTCCACCGAGTTCTGA
- a CDS encoding M20/M25/M40 family metallo-hydrolase gives MSHLDQVLAKIDADLEVSLNRLFRWLEVPSISTDPAYKDHCRAAGQWLAEELKNIGIDASLRETGGHPAVVAHAKGEGKLRALFYGHYDVQPVDPLDLWDRAPFEPSIITLPDGRKAISARGAADDKGQVLTFVEACRAWKAVTGSLPINITFLVEGAEEDGSKFLPEFIEANKDELKADVALVCDTNMWNQDTPQITSSLRGMVYEEVIVRCADRDLHSGQFGGAARNPIHVLSKIIAAIHDESGRITIKGFYDGVPETPPEVLEQWRGLGLGEAEFLGPIGLKHSAGETDRMLIEQVQSRPTCDVNGIIGGYTGEGTKTVIAAEARCKISFRLVGDQDPEKISANFQAFVRERIPADCSVEFIKHKGSRALALPHDFPALVAARSALRDEWDKDPIVIGSGGSIPVGGDFKRILGLDTLFAGFGLDDDRIHSPNEKYDLKSFHKGTRSWARILAALAE, from the coding sequence ATGTCCCATCTGGACCAAGTACTCGCTAAGATTGATGCGGACCTTGAAGTCTCGCTGAACCGGCTGTTCCGGTGGCTGGAAGTGCCGTCCATCTCCACCGATCCCGCCTATAAGGACCATTGCCGTGCGGCGGGCCAGTGGCTTGCGGAGGAGCTGAAGAACATCGGCATCGACGCCTCCTTGCGGGAAACAGGCGGACATCCGGCGGTCGTTGCCCATGCCAAGGGCGAGGGAAAGCTTCGTGCCCTGTTCTATGGCCATTACGACGTGCAGCCAGTGGACCCGCTGGATCTCTGGGACAGGGCGCCCTTCGAGCCAAGCATCATCACGCTTCCCGACGGTCGCAAGGCCATCAGCGCCCGCGGCGCTGCGGACGACAAGGGCCAGGTGCTGACCTTTGTCGAGGCCTGCCGCGCCTGGAAGGCGGTGACGGGCTCACTGCCGATCAACATCACCTTCCTTGTGGAGGGCGCGGAGGAGGATGGGTCCAAGTTCCTGCCCGAATTCATCGAGGCCAACAAGGATGAGCTGAAGGCCGATGTCGCCCTGGTCTGCGACACGAACATGTGGAATCAGGACACGCCGCAGATCACCTCCTCCCTGCGCGGCATGGTCTATGAGGAGGTGATCGTGCGCTGTGCCGACCGGGACCTGCACTCAGGCCAGTTCGGTGGCGCTGCGCGCAACCCGATCCACGTGCTCTCCAAGATCATCGCAGCCATCCACGACGAGAGCGGCCGCATCACCATCAAGGGCTTCTATGACGGCGTGCCGGAAACCCCGCCGGAGGTACTGGAGCAGTGGAGGGGTCTCGGCCTCGGCGAGGCGGAATTCCTCGGCCCCATCGGGCTGAAGCATTCCGCGGGGGAGACAGATCGCATGCTCATCGAGCAGGTACAGTCCCGGCCGACCTGCGACGTGAACGGCATTATCGGCGGCTACACGGGCGAGGGCACCAAGACGGTAATCGCTGCGGAGGCCCGGTGCAAAATCTCCTTCCGCCTCGTGGGCGATCAGGACCCGGAGAAGATTTCGGCCAACTTCCAGGCCTTCGTGCGCGAGCGCATTCCCGCCGATTGCTCGGTTGAGTTCATCAAGCACAAGGGTTCCCGCGCCCTCGCTCTGCCGCATGACTTCCCGGCCCTGGTGGCAGCAAGGTCGGCTCTCCGGGACGAGTGGGATAAGGACCCGATCGTCATCGGCTCCGGAGGTTCGATCCCGGTCGGCGGGGATTTCAAGCGCATCCTCGGTCTGGATACGCTCTTCGCCGGTTTCGGTCTCGATGACGACCGCATCCATTCACCGAATGAGAAGTACGATCTGAAGAGCTTCCACAAGGGCACCCGCTCCTGGGCCCGCATTCTCGCGGCTCTGGCGGAATAG